TATTTCGATTACGGTGGCCTGCCGGATACCACCGGTGCTCGTGCACTGACCCGTGCCCTGGGCATTCCGACGCCGATGATGCTGCACTGGTCGCCCGATTCCACCCGAATCCTGGTCGCGCGCATCGATCAGCGTGAGGTGCCCGAGTTGGTGCTCGTGGAATCGAGCCCGGCCGAGGGCGGCCGGCCGGTGGAACACCGCACTCGCTACTCGATGCCCGGCGAGGACACCGTGGCAACGATGACCTGGAACGTGCTGGATGTCGAGCAACGCACGGCAGTACGGCAGCAGAGCGAGCCGGCACCGATCATGCACAATGTCGCGCTCGTCTATGCCTGGTGGAGCGGTGACGACGTGTACTTCCTGCATCAGTCACGCGATGCACGCACCCTGCAATTGCGTCGCCTGGATCCGTCAACTGGTGCGGTCACCACGCTGATCACCGACACGTGCCAGACCCGGGTCGACGCCACCGTGGTGCTCGGCGACCCGCACATGGTGCACGTGCTGGACACCGGCGAGATCCTGTGGTGGTCACAGCGCGATGGTTGGGGCCACCTATACCTCTATTCGGCCGACGGCGCCGAAGTCACCCAGATAACCACCGGGCCATGGCTGGTGAGCAACGTGTTATGGGTTGACCAGAGTGCTCGACAGGTGTACTTCACGGCCAACGGTCTGGTCGAGGCCGACCCATACCTGCGGCAGCTCTGTCGAATCGGACTGGACGGCAATGGGTTTACCCGACTCACAGACGACGAGCTGGACCATGATGCGGTCAGCCCGCCACAGGGCGGCTACCTGGTGGACCGCGCCTCAAGCCCTAGCCTGCCACCACGCTCAGTGGTACTCGACAGGGATGGTCAGGTGGTGGTGGAGTTGGAGGCACCCGATACCGAAGACCTCGAGATTTTGGGCTGGCAACCGCCGGAGCGGTTTCGGACGACCGCCGCGGACGGAAAGACCCCCATCTACGGTCTGCTCTGGCGACCGCACGATCTGGACCCGGACCGCACGTACCCGATCATCGAACACATCTATCCGGGGCCGCAGCTCTACCGCGCCGGACCGATGTTCAACCCGCCGCACTACGGCGAACCGGAGGCCTTCGCCGCGCTCGGGTTCGCGGTGGTTGCCATCGACGGTCGTGGAAGCGCGGGGCGCAGCAAGGCATTTCATGACCACTCCTATGGAGATCTCGGCAACGCTGGAGCCCTGGACGACCACATCGCCGCAATCCGCGAAC
The nucleotide sequence above comes from Mycobacteroides saopaulense. Encoded proteins:
- a CDS encoding S9 family peptidase; its protein translation is MTTLLSDSDYARAEQMLFPSRARRVPGTVLTPQWVADGARFWYRIGTRYVAVDPGVKTRRAAFDHDELAAALSLAAGQAVTGADLPIQAVEIRADDTVLFSAFGRNWQWADSACTESDTAATIPGAIPSPDERWDAFRRDGDIWIRSRADGSEHALTDDAEPYFDYGGLPDTTGARALTRALGIPTPMMLHWSPDSTRILVARIDQREVPELVLVESSPAEGGRPVEHRTRYSMPGEDTVATMTWNVLDVEQRTAVRQQSEPAPIMHNVALVYAWWSGDDVYFLHQSRDARTLQLRRLDPSTGAVTTLITDTCQTRVDATVVLGDPHMVHVLDTGEILWWSQRDGWGHLYLYSADGAEVTQITTGPWLVSNVLWVDQSARQVYFTANGLVEADPYLRQLCRIGLDGNGFTRLTDDELDHDAVSPPQGGYLVDRASSPSLPPRSVVLDRDGQVVVELEAPDTEDLEILGWQPPERFRTTAADGKTPIYGLLWRPHDLDPDRTYPIIEHIYPGPQLYRAGPMFNPPHYGEPEAFAALGFAVVAIDGRGSAGRSKAFHDHSYGDLGNAGALDDHIAAIRELGQRYPWLDTARVGITGQSAGAFAAARAVLRYPDFYSVAVAVSGNHDNALNLAMWAEHYHGDLSAEGQAAISNTTLAANLKGKLLLIHGELDDNAHPYMTMRLADALIKADKDFDLIMIPGAEHSLYGWLHYSLRRTWDYFVRHLHGTEPPGYRLQPLLLPSLG